A genomic window from Thermodesulfitimonas autotrophica includes:
- a CDS encoding DUF6470 family protein, with protein MAVRLVIEQQRAVIGIQQSRPRLEVRESAPPVLQLRRQLPRLQISGGKVAVRIDQTRCFSERGFKPLSELGREQAELGRQAALKGIARRSVEGDFLAAIEKGTGVADLAWPEEKKEVGLALLPRSRPVVEFIEESLQIRVDAGGVAVSFTPGEIEMGAPGPPYVLIYLQRRPFIQVKMLPERLDATV; from the coding sequence GTGGCGGTGCGGCTGGTAATCGAACAGCAGCGAGCGGTTATCGGCATCCAGCAGAGCCGGCCCCGGCTGGAGGTGCGGGAGAGTGCCCCGCCGGTTTTGCAACTCCGGCGGCAGTTACCGCGCTTGCAGATTTCCGGCGGTAAAGTTGCCGTCCGGATAGACCAGACGAGGTGCTTCAGCGAGAGAGGCTTCAAACCCCTTAGTGAGTTGGGGCGTGAACAGGCGGAACTTGGCCGGCAAGCGGCACTGAAAGGAATAGCCAGGCGAAGCGTGGAGGGAGACTTTCTGGCTGCCATCGAGAAAGGAACGGGAGTTGCGGATCTTGCCTGGCCCGAAGAGAAGAAAGAGGTGGGCCTGGCGCTTTTACCGCGCAGTCGGCCGGTGGTGGAATTTATTGAAGAGTCGCTCCAGATTAGGGTTGATGCCGGCGGGGTAGCGGTAAGCTTTACCCCTGGCGAAATAGAAATGGGAGCACCCGGGCCGCCCTACGTGCTCATTTATCTCCAAAGAAGGCCCTTTATCCAGGTAAAGATGCTGCCGGAGAGGCTTGACGCTACCGTTTAA
- the flgM gene encoding flagellar biosynthesis anti-sigma factor FlgM, which translates to MKVGPTNNRTDVVRLYEIQQKKRQPEKAAKPDRPADSFEPSTAIQELQELQKRLQAIPDVREDLVAKLRQEIEAGTYKPDPQKIAAGIIEELRLDRRS; encoded by the coding sequence ATGAAGGTTGGGCCGACGAACAACAGAACGGATGTCGTCAGGCTTTACGAGATACAACAAAAGAAGCGGCAGCCGGAGAAAGCGGCGAAGCCTGACCGGCCGGCGGATAGCTTTGAACCCTCCACCGCAATTCAGGAGCTGCAGGAGCTGCAAAAGCGGCTCCAGGCGATTCCCGACGTGCGGGAAGATCTGGTGGCAAAGCTCCGTCAGGAGATCGAGGCGGGGACCTATAAACCCGACCCCCAAAAGATTGCGGCGGGGATCATAGAGGAACTACGCTTAGACCGGCGGTCGTAA
- the fliW gene encoding flagellar assembly protein FliW, with translation MKTKRFGMLEIQEDQILTFPEGLPGFPEQRRFVLLDLQQGSPLKFLQSVDDPDLSFLVAEPLTFFPEYRVLVRPEDLAPIALDAPERGIVVAIVSVPSDFKEATVNLKAPVVINPERSLARQVILEGDYGIRTPLFAAS, from the coding sequence GTGAAAACGAAGCGGTTCGGTATGTTGGAGATTCAGGAGGATCAGATTCTCACTTTCCCCGAGGGGCTGCCCGGTTTTCCGGAGCAGCGCCGTTTTGTGCTTCTCGATCTCCAGCAGGGGAGCCCTTTGAAATTCCTGCAGTCGGTGGACGACCCGGACCTCTCTTTTTTAGTAGCCGAGCCTCTAACCTTTTTCCCAGAATACCGCGTTTTGGTGCGACCGGAAGACTTGGCGCCGATTGCCCTCGACGCGCCGGAACGGGGCATTGTCGTGGCGATCGTTTCGGTACCCAGCGATTTTAAAGAGGCTACGGTTAATCTAAAGGCCCCGGTGGTTATCAATCCTGAGCGGTCGCTGGCCCGGCAGGTGATTTTGGAAGGAGATTACGGGATCCGGACGCCTTTATTCGCTGCAAGTTAG
- a CDS encoding flagellar protein FliT: MAGCSGKLRTLLGRWLELVEIQKEAIQRRAPVETLQAVIGAKEELKEEVAQVLPGPGNGGSSFTPLLKQIFEREKQAQELLTGWLGELREEIARLHQGQEAMHAYLKTGAASGARFFDKRR, translated from the coding sequence GTGGCGGGGTGTAGCGGGAAACTTCGTACTTTACTTGGCCGGTGGCTTGAGCTGGTTGAAATACAAAAGGAGGCGATCCAGCGGCGGGCACCGGTGGAAACGCTGCAGGCGGTAATCGGTGCAAAAGAGGAACTAAAGGAGGAGGTTGCTCAGGTATTACCCGGTCCTGGTAACGGGGGGTCGAGCTTTACCCCTCTTCTGAAACAGATCTTTGAAAGAGAAAAGCAGGCTCAAGAGCTGCTGACGGGCTGGCTTGGTGAACTAAGAGAGGAAATAGCGCGCTTACACCAGGGGCAGGAGGCGATGCACGCCTACCTCAAAACAGGGGCTGCTTCTGGTGCCCGGTTTTTCGATAAGAGGCGCTAA
- the csrA gene encoding carbon storage regulator CsrA, with amino-acid sequence MLVLTRRRGEVITIGDAIEVTVLDIREDQVRIGIKAPKEIPVHRKEIYEAIKAENIRAASLPEVAVLKDLAAKYKRKE; translated from the coding sequence ATGCTTGTCCTTACGCGCCGGCGGGGGGAAGTAATTACCATCGGGGATGCGATCGAAGTGACGGTGCTCGACATCCGGGAGGATCAGGTCCGGATAGGCATCAAGGCGCCGAAGGAAATACCGGTGCACCGCAAAGAAATCTACGAGGCCATCAAAGCGGAGAACATTCGGGCGGCATCGCTACCGGAGGTAGCGGTCCTCAAAGATTTGGCCGCGAAGTATAAGCGGAAAGAATAG
- a CDS encoding flagellar protein FlaG, with amino-acid sequence MRVESPEVAKLPKVELPSRVAEESAKPPTTVGLLRQIKSEEGKDEGDKAIDVGQLQDFVNRLNLMLELTWYDLRFRIHDATHEIMVQVVNRDTGEVVREIPPKKILDMWAEMKRLIGMLMDKRV; translated from the coding sequence GTGCGCGTTGAGTCTCCCGAAGTAGCTAAGCTGCCGAAGGTTGAGCTGCCTTCGCGCGTGGCGGAAGAGAGTGCCAAGCCGCCGACCACAGTCGGATTGTTACGCCAAATAAAGTCAGAAGAAGGAAAAGACGAAGGGGATAAGGCTATAGATGTCGGTCAGCTTCAAGACTTTGTTAATCGTCTGAATCTGATGTTAGAACTGACTTGGTATGATTTACGTTTCCGGATTCACGACGCGACGCACGAGATAATGGTCCAGGTAGTCAACCGGGATACTGGTGAGGTGGTGCGGGAGATCCCGCCGAAGAAGATCTTGGATATGTGGGCGGAGATGAAGCGGTTAATCGGGATGCTGATGGATAAAAGAGTTTGA
- the fliD gene encoding flagellar filament capping protein FliD: MPLMRITGVMSGLNTEEIISKLMAIERRPVDLLNRKKATLEKQKAAWDEIRSKLTDLHSKLLDLKLMSTYTGKVATSSNEGVVTATASSTATPAVYSITVTQLAQAHSVASDRFADPAAALNLSGTFTVEGVAVTVATTDSLNSIRDKINAANAGVTATVIDNRLVITSNTTGAASTIDFVDDATTGVLKSLGILDTTGAIKNQLVAAQDAAFTVNGLSITRSTNTIADVISGVTLTLKGTSTAAVTLEVKNDTQTAVKKIKAFVDSYNALMEDIATKLAYDAETKTAGVLQGDRALTDLENQLRRKVSEIISTADPTLNALNLIGITTSGKEATLTVNEDKLTTALKVNPDKVALLFGASAANNYDGVATRLDSTVNLWTLSGTGFLTAKTDSLNNQITDIEKQVQRMENLLSIKEESLWRQFTALEEALAQMSAQSSWLAAQFGQGSTSSK, encoded by the coding sequence ATGCCACTAATGCGAATAACAGGGGTAATGTCTGGCCTGAATACAGAAGAAATAATTAGCAAGTTAATGGCCATCGAACGGCGGCCGGTAGACTTGCTTAACCGTAAGAAAGCAACCTTGGAGAAGCAAAAAGCGGCTTGGGACGAAATAAGAAGTAAACTGACCGACCTTCATAGCAAGCTCCTCGATCTGAAGCTGATGTCTACTTACACTGGAAAGGTAGCTACTTCTTCTAACGAAGGCGTGGTAACAGCTACGGCTTCTTCTACGGCCACACCGGCGGTCTATTCTATCACCGTGACGCAGTTGGCCCAGGCGCACAGCGTGGCGTCGGACCGGTTTGCCGACCCGGCGGCGGCGCTGAATCTCAGCGGCACCTTCACGGTTGAAGGAGTAGCCGTGACGGTGGCAACCACCGACAGCCTTAACAGCATCCGGGACAAGATAAACGCTGCTAACGCTGGCGTTACGGCTACGGTGATTGATAACCGCTTGGTGATTACCAGCAACACCACCGGTGCCGCGAGCACGATTGATTTTGTGGATGACGCCACCACCGGGGTTTTGAAATCGCTCGGGATCCTCGATACTACCGGGGCGATCAAGAACCAGCTGGTAGCGGCGCAGGATGCGGCATTTACAGTGAACGGCCTGAGCATCACCAGAAGTACCAACACTATCGCCGATGTGATCAGTGGGGTTACCTTGACGCTTAAGGGAACCTCGACTGCGGCGGTCACTTTGGAGGTGAAGAACGACACCCAGACCGCGGTTAAAAAAATTAAGGCCTTCGTGGATAGCTACAACGCTCTGATGGAGGATATCGCTACAAAGCTGGCTTATGATGCGGAGACCAAAACCGCGGGGGTACTTCAGGGGGATCGGGCGCTTACCGACTTGGAAAACCAGTTGCGGCGCAAGGTGTCGGAAATCATTAGCACTGCCGATCCCACTCTTAATGCCCTAAACCTTATTGGCATAACCACTTCGGGTAAGGAAGCTACCCTAACGGTGAACGAAGACAAGCTCACTACGGCATTGAAAGTCAACCCGGACAAGGTAGCCCTTCTATTCGGCGCTTCGGCGGCTAACAACTATGACGGAGTAGCGACCAGACTCGATAGCACTGTGAACTTATGGACCTTGAGCGGCACCGGTTTTCTAACGGCAAAAACTGATTCTTTAAATAATCAGATTACCGATATCGAGAAACAGGTGCAACGGATGGAAAATCTTTTAAGTATTAAAGAAGAAAGCCTTTGGCGGCAGTTCACGGCCTTAGAAGAGGCCTTGGCCCAAATGAGCGCCCAAAGTAGTTGGCTTGCGGCCCAGTTCGGGCAAGGTTCGACTTCCAGTAAATAG
- a CDS encoding tetratricopeptide repeat-containing glycosyltransferase family 2 protein has protein sequence MKLSLCMIVKDEEEHLPRCLRSVQGVVDEIVVVDTGSTDQTVAIAQGFGAKVFYFPWTGDFSAARNFSLEKATGDWIIFLDADEELVAGDGPKLRELLTSAEADGYYLTEINFVGDKPGIDAVINVTFRVFRNRPEYRFTGAIHEQIVACVQKQGGQIAFSDVRINHYGYLNQTSRGKKKIQRNLAILQEEVKKRPADNFTRFNLGVEYLRMGNYQEALREFQKAFHKIPTLELAYASILLRNIAVCLRELKRYSEALTVLADAIEAYPDYTDLLFLKACVYADMKDFDAAVAAYKECLARGESNTRHVTQQGVGSYRAWYGLGQTYEQLGDYAQAVRAYTEALKANRYFLGPVFNLAGILIPREDIRAVKEFFARYLDLNDAETLEVLGQAFFLEKRYQEALEYVEAALSRGGPSQRLLFQKGELLLNLGRYAAAAACFQKIKDGAYNFQAGLSRVFCLLMQEKYSEAAGLLDLLAGEEGARPYVSVYRDFAALLSGSSLSFLPGAGEKRLLCEEAVFDLLGKLLELREFEKFERALALVERIPERERHLLLGKLYFKHGFKDSAAEELLAAVGAGVQDAEALAMLAEIAVERGFDEEAAVFYRHALALDGKAFRCYTALASVLSRLHRYQEARAVVEEGLRRFPASSLLRAALRGVEAAVNFQEREVVGGAR, from the coding sequence ATGAAACTATCGCTCTGTATGATCGTAAAAGACGAAGAGGAACACCTGCCCCGCTGCCTTAGGAGCGTGCAGGGGGTGGTGGACGAAATCGTGGTGGTGGATACCGGCTCTACCGACCAGACGGTGGCGATCGCCCAGGGCTTTGGGGCTAAGGTTTTTTACTTCCCTTGGACCGGCGACTTCAGCGCGGCACGGAACTTCTCGCTGGAAAAAGCAACCGGCGACTGGATCATCTTCTTGGACGCCGACGAGGAGTTGGTAGCTGGAGACGGCCCGAAGCTAAGAGAACTACTTACTTCCGCAGAAGCAGACGGTTACTATTTAACGGAGATCAACTTCGTGGGCGACAAACCTGGTATTGATGCGGTAATCAATGTGACTTTCCGGGTCTTCCGGAACCGTCCGGAGTACCGCTTTACCGGAGCGATCCACGAGCAGATTGTGGCCTGTGTGCAAAAACAGGGTGGCCAAATAGCTTTTTCCGACGTGCGGATTAACCACTACGGGTATCTAAACCAGACTTCCCGCGGCAAAAAGAAGATTCAGCGCAACCTAGCAATCCTTCAGGAAGAAGTAAAAAAGCGGCCCGCGGATAATTTCACCCGGTTTAATTTAGGGGTAGAGTACCTCCGGATGGGGAACTACCAGGAGGCACTCAGAGAGTTTCAGAAAGCTTTTCATAAGATTCCCACGCTTGAGCTCGCCTATGCGTCCATCTTGCTCCGGAATATCGCTGTTTGTCTCCGGGAACTCAAGCGTTATAGCGAAGCGCTAACGGTACTTGCAGACGCCATCGAGGCCTATCCCGATTATACCGACTTGCTCTTTTTGAAGGCCTGCGTTTACGCCGATATGAAGGATTTTGACGCGGCGGTGGCGGCTTATAAGGAATGCTTGGCCCGAGGCGAGTCCAACACCCGGCACGTTACCCAGCAGGGCGTGGGAAGCTACCGGGCCTGGTACGGGCTCGGCCAGACCTACGAGCAGCTCGGGGACTACGCTCAGGCGGTGAGAGCCTATACCGAGGCGCTCAAGGCCAACCGGTACTTCTTAGGGCCGGTCTTTAACCTTGCCGGCATCCTGATTCCGCGGGAGGATATCCGGGCGGTTAAGGAGTTTTTCGCCCGCTACCTCGATTTGAACGATGCCGAGACGCTTGAGGTTTTGGGGCAGGCCTTTTTTCTTGAAAAACGCTACCAGGAAGCGCTGGAGTACGTGGAAGCGGCGCTTTCGCGCGGTGGGCCCTCTCAGAGACTCCTTTTTCAAAAAGGGGAGCTTCTTTTGAATCTCGGCCGGTATGCGGCGGCGGCGGCCTGCTTCCAGAAAATTAAAGACGGAGCTTACAACTTTCAGGCGGGTCTCAGCCGGGTTTTTTGCCTGCTGATGCAGGAGAAATATTCTGAAGCCGCAGGGCTCCTAGACCTGCTCGCAGGGGAAGAAGGTGCGCGTCCTTATGTTTCTGTCTACCGGGACTTTGCTGCTCTTCTGTCCGGCTCTTCTCTATCGTTCCTTCCGGGAGCAGGGGAAAAACGGCTGCTTTGCGAAGAGGCAGTTTTCGACCTGCTCGGTAAGCTTTTAGAGCTCCGGGAGTTTGAAAAGTTTGAGCGGGCTTTGGCGCTTGTAGAAAGGATTCCGGAACGCGAGCGGCATCTTTTACTTGGCAAGCTTTACTTTAAGCACGGCTTTAAAGATTCGGCGGCGGAGGAGTTGCTCGCGGCGGTTGGGGCAGGAGTGCAGGATGCCGAAGCACTGGCGATGCTGGCTGAGATCGCTGTGGAGAGGGGATTTGACGAAGAGGCGGCGGTTTTTTACCGCCACGCACTGGCCTTGGACGGGAAAGCCTTTCGCTGCTATACGGCTCTTGCCAGCGTCTTGTCAAGGCTCCACCGCTACCAGGAGGCGCGGGCTGTGGTGGAGGAGGGACTCCGTAGATTCCCGGCGTCCTCTTTGTTGCGGGCGGCGTTAAGGGGTGTGGAGGCGGCGGTTAATTTCCAGGAAAGGGAGGTAGTTGGCGGTGCGCGTTGA
- the flgN gene encoding flagellar export chaperone FlgN: MERCTRLIGLLEEESAVLKEIITVAEEEIEAFVNGDHARILKAAARQEELSGLLVNLEKERQVLQQQLEEELHLPKNCRLSDLPGALPVEFRGPLAELSQRLQKYASVLLLFQARLYFLIERALTVEETVARLLSRARLKNDYAVAPREVGLVNQSV, from the coding sequence ATGGAGAGGTGCACGCGCCTGATCGGTCTTCTCGAAGAAGAGAGTGCGGTGCTGAAAGAGATCATCACGGTGGCGGAAGAGGAGATCGAAGCCTTCGTTAACGGCGACCATGCCCGAATCTTAAAGGCGGCGGCCCGGCAGGAAGAGCTATCCGGTTTGCTCGTTAACCTGGAAAAAGAGCGGCAGGTGCTGCAACAGCAGTTAGAGGAGGAACTACATTTACCAAAGAACTGCAGGCTCAGCGATCTGCCAGGCGCTCTTCCCGTTGAGTTCAGAGGGCCTCTTGCCGAACTGAGCCAGCGCCTTCAGAAGTACGCTTCGGTTTTATTGCTCTTCCAGGCGCGACTCTATTTCCTCATTGAGCGGGCGCTTACGGTTGAAGAAACCGTGGCCCGTCTTCTCTCCAGAGCGAGGTTGAAAAACGACTATGCAGTAGCGCCGCGGGAGGTTGGCCTTGTCAACCAGTCCGTGTAG
- the flgL gene encoding flagellar hook-associated protein FlgL translates to MRVTTGMLINTVVRDLEDRLAQMAKRQEELSSGRRLNRPSDDPGGVATALRLRAERAENGQYKQNMDDAIAWLNTTDAALRDAVSALQRVREIAVAGANQTLPQDSLNALAAEVVQLKKHLGDVANATYAGRYIFGGTKTTTPPYDPATGTWNGTSDIFEYEIAPKVKVPVNIDGQAVFNGTVAPNVFTTLDNLVTDLRNNDVASISGSRLSELDQIIDNTLAVLAEVGARVNRLEMSVSRLEATDVDLAKLLSQIEDTDMAKALMDLKSQENGYRATLAIGARIIQPSLVDFLR, encoded by the coding sequence ATGCGGGTTACCACGGGGATGCTTATCAACACGGTTGTTCGCGACCTGGAGGATCGGTTGGCCCAAATGGCTAAGCGGCAGGAAGAACTCTCCTCCGGGAGAAGGCTTAACCGGCCTTCAGACGATCCGGGTGGGGTAGCAACTGCACTGCGCCTGCGAGCGGAACGGGCGGAAAACGGGCAGTATAAACAGAACATGGATGACGCTATCGCCTGGCTCAATACGACGGACGCCGCGCTTCGGGATGCAGTTAGCGCCCTGCAGCGAGTACGGGAGATTGCCGTGGCTGGTGCCAACCAAACGCTACCCCAGGACTCCCTTAACGCTTTAGCCGCAGAAGTCGTACAACTAAAGAAACACCTTGGGGACGTGGCAAACGCTACTTATGCGGGCAGGTATATCTTTGGCGGGACTAAAACGACTACGCCTCCTTACGACCCGGCTACCGGAACCTGGAACGGGACCAGTGACATTTTTGAATATGAAATCGCGCCCAAGGTCAAGGTTCCCGTCAATATAGATGGTCAGGCAGTTTTCAACGGCACTGTAGCGCCAAATGTTTTTACCACCCTTGATAATCTGGTAACCGACCTTCGGAATAACGATGTGGCCAGCATTTCCGGCTCCCGTCTATCCGAGCTTGACCAGATTATTGACAATACCCTCGCCGTTCTGGCCGAAGTAGGGGCCAGAGTGAACCGGTTAGAGATGAGCGTAAGCCGGCTGGAAGCTACGGATGTAGACCTTGCAAAGCTTCTTTCCCAGATTGAAGATACGGATATGGCTAAGGCGCTTATGGACCTCAAGAGCCAGGAAAACGGGTACCGGGCTACCCTGGCGATTGGAGCAAGGATAATTCAGCCTTCGCTGGTAGATTTTCTGCGGTAG
- the flgK gene encoding flagellar hook-associated protein FlgK, giving the protein MISTFLGIETAMRAIMAQRKATETAGHNIANANTPGYSRQRVNLTGSFDPYTVPSLGRPELPGQLGTGVRITDIERVRDQFLDLQVRNESANLGYWEVKRDGLQKVEVILNEPGDNGLNNIMTAFWNAWQELSKNPESLAVRSEVRQRGITLAETIQHLHRQLTQLQEDLNFNVGVTVDKINTIATQLADLNWQIARSVVVGDNPNDLRDRRDLLIDELAKLVDISVTEQADGTVAVAIGGRNLVEGIKADALQVVSDPLNNNFYAVQWSDGTPVDFASGNLAGMIWTRDTGVANILGQLDELAKTLINEVNATHQAGYGLDGSTGNDFFTGTGAADIAVAAGILSDLNTIAAASDAAKLPGDGTNALKLAQLKDALTMPPGSPTGTFGDYYRSLVATLGIDTEQALRMAENEEILVNQLENRRQAVMGVSIDEEMANIVKFTHAYQAAARALTTLDEQLDIIINRMGLVGR; this is encoded by the coding sequence ATGATCAGCACCTTTCTTGGCATCGAGACGGCCATGCGGGCAATCATGGCCCAGCGCAAGGCGACGGAAACTGCCGGGCACAATATCGCCAATGCTAATACACCCGGTTACAGCCGCCAGCGGGTGAACTTAACGGGGAGTTTTGATCCCTATACCGTTCCGTCACTCGGCAGGCCGGAGTTGCCGGGACAGCTCGGTACGGGCGTACGCATTACCGATATTGAGCGGGTGCGCGACCAGTTTCTCGACCTTCAGGTGCGCAACGAATCCGCCAACTTGGGTTACTGGGAGGTAAAGCGGGACGGTCTTCAGAAGGTGGAAGTGATCCTGAACGAACCAGGGGACAACGGGCTTAACAACATTATGACCGCCTTCTGGAACGCTTGGCAGGAGCTGAGCAAAAACCCGGAGAGTCTTGCTGTCCGGTCTGAGGTGCGGCAGCGGGGCATTACCCTGGCGGAGACAATCCAGCACCTTCACCGGCAGCTCACCCAGCTGCAAGAGGACCTGAATTTTAACGTCGGGGTAACGGTGGATAAAATCAACACCATCGCGACGCAGCTTGCGGACCTAAACTGGCAGATTGCCCGCTCGGTGGTGGTGGGCGACAATCCCAACGATCTACGCGACCGGCGCGACCTCCTGATTGACGAACTGGCCAAACTCGTGGATATCTCGGTAACGGAGCAGGCCGACGGTACGGTGGCCGTGGCCATCGGTGGCCGGAACCTGGTGGAGGGGATTAAGGCGGATGCGCTGCAGGTGGTTTCCGACCCGCTGAACAATAACTTTTACGCCGTTCAGTGGAGCGACGGAACGCCGGTGGATTTTGCGAGCGGTAACCTTGCCGGGATGATCTGGACGAGGGACACCGGCGTGGCGAACATTTTAGGGCAGCTTGACGAGTTAGCCAAGACCTTGATAAACGAGGTGAACGCTACCCACCAGGCGGGCTACGGGCTTGATGGCAGCACGGGGAACGACTTTTTTACCGGAACCGGGGCGGCCGACATTGCGGTGGCTGCCGGAATCTTGAGCGACCTTAATACCATAGCGGCCGCCAGTGACGCGGCGAAACTTCCCGGGGATGGCACAAACGCGCTGAAGCTAGCCCAGCTGAAGGACGCTTTGACAATGCCCCCCGGATCACCTACCGGCACGTTTGGCGACTACTACCGCAGCCTTGTAGCCACGCTCGGTATCGACACGGAGCAGGCGCTCCGGATGGCGGAAAACGAAGAGATTCTAGTGAACCAGCTTGAGAACCGCCGCCAGGCGGTGATGGGGGTATCGATTGACGAAGAGATGGCCAATATCGTCAAGTTTACCCACGCCTACCAGGCTGCCGCCCGCGCCCTGACGACACTCGACGAGCAGCTCGACATCATCATTAACCGGATGGGCCTGGTGGGAAGGTAA
- a CDS encoding flagellin, with protein MRINQNIEALNAWRNLVATSNNLAKSMEKLSSGLRINRAGDDAAGLAISEKLRSQVRGLNQAVRNAQDGISLIQTAEGALNETHSILQRLRELAVQGANDTLTTADRDAIQQEINSLLAEIDRIANTTEFNTKKLLDGSVATTALNFQIGANTGQTIAVTIATATAAALTLVGAYTISVATAASANEAIASIDNAITAISANRAKLGAIQNRLEHTIANLSVAAENLAASESRIRDVDMAQEMMNFTKTQILQQAGVAMLAQANMAPQSVLQLLR; from the coding sequence CTGAGGATCAACCAGAACATCGAGGCGCTTAACGCGTGGCGGAACCTGGTAGCGACCTCAAACAACCTGGCTAAATCAATGGAAAAGCTCTCTTCGGGCTTACGGATCAACCGCGCCGGTGACGACGCGGCGGGTCTGGCGATTTCCGAGAAGCTGCGCAGCCAGGTGCGGGGGCTGAACCAGGCGGTTAGAAACGCGCAGGACGGTATCTCGCTGATCCAGACGGCGGAGGGTGCGCTCAACGAGACGCACAGCATCCTGCAGCGGCTGCGGGAGCTGGCGGTACAGGGTGCGAACGACACGCTGACCACTGCCGACCGGGATGCCATCCAGCAGGAGATCAACAGTCTCTTAGCCGAAATCGACCGGATCGCTAACACAACGGAGTTCAACACCAAGAAGTTGCTGGACGGGAGTGTGGCGACGACAGCACTCAACTTCCAGATTGGCGCCAACACTGGTCAAACGATCGCGGTAACGATCGCTACGGCGACGGCTGCTGCTCTTACCCTTGTCGGAGCGTACACGATCAGCGTGGCTACTGCTGCAAGTGCCAACGAGGCGATCGCCAGTATTGACAACGCGATTACCGCCATTTCTGCAAACCGTGCCAAGCTTGGTGCTATCCAGAACCGGCTGGAGCACACTATCGCCAACCTGAGCGTGGCGGCCGAGAACCTGGCGGCATCCGAGTCCCGGATCCGCGATGTGGATATGGCGCAGGAGATGATGAACTTCACCAAGACCCAGATCCTGCAGCAGGCGGGCGTGGCGATGCTGGCCCAGGCCAACATGGCGCCGCAATCGGTGCTGCAGCTCCTGCGGTAG
- the fliS gene encoding flagellar export chaperone FliS — MPYVAQKEQFQDQYLQASVITAPPGRLLLMLYDGAINFLSRAVDAIKRKDYEEANQLIVRVQDIIAELVSTLDMKYEVAHSLSQLYDYFNRRLIEANIKKDSVPAAEVEGYLRELREVWAKVIATVGAGEAAPPNTPGMEV, encoded by the coding sequence ATGCCTTATGTTGCGCAAAAAGAACAGTTCCAGGACCAGTACCTGCAAGCATCGGTAATTACAGCGCCACCCGGCCGGCTTCTGCTCATGCTTTACGACGGTGCGATCAACTTCCTTTCCCGGGCAGTTGACGCCATAAAAAGGAAGGATTACGAGGAAGCGAACCAGCTGATCGTCCGTGTCCAGGATATTATTGCGGAGTTGGTCAGCACCCTGGACATGAAATACGAGGTGGCTCATTCCCTCTCCCAGCTTTACGATTACTTCAACCGGCGGCTGATCGAGGCGAACATTAAGAAAGACAGCGTTCCCGCAGCTGAAGTGGAGGGTTATTTGCGGGAACTCCGGGAAGTCTGGGCCAAAGTGATCGCGACAGTAGGGGCAGGAGAAGCGGCACCGCCGAATACTCCAGGGATGGAAGTTTGA